In Streptococcus parapneumoniae, the genomic stretch TCAAGGTTCAAACCAATCTAGGTGCTACTGATAAGATGAATGAATATATTACTCATATTGGTAGTGGACTTTTTGCTTGCTTTGGTGGTGTGGAGAAAGGAGGCTACATTGGTCAGAAATTATTGGAAGGCTAAAAGCTGGTTACTAGTTTTAGCTTTGTCACTTTTAATTCTTTTTCCAGTAGGTGCCCAAGAGAGTCTGAGTTCTTACTTTGTGAAAATCACAGATGCTTCTAAAGCGGTAAAAAATGGGAATCAGTCTGAGGCCCAGAAACTCGTTATGGAGATGGCATCAGACTTCGAAAGAGTAGAAAATAAGGATTTTGAGGCTGGTAAAGTCGTTAAGGAAAAGTTAGCTCAGTCAGGCGAGATTACTGAAGACAAACTCACCGAAATTTCTGCAGCCCTATTAGCCTTTGAAAAAGAACAAAATCCTGTTGACCTAGATGCGGAAAAAGAAAAATTGGTCAACCGTCTAAGTCCTCGTTTTGAAGCCTTAGAGCAGGCCATTGCCTCCAAAGATTTGGAAAAGGTACGAGAAGCTTTTAAGAAAATGAATTCCACTTGGACTATCAATGAAAGTGTGGTTCGTGACAATAGTACGGCCCATTATGGACGTGTTGAAACAGCTATTTCTTTCTTGCGTAGTAGTATGGAAACCGAGCCTACGGATTTTAACTCCATCCAGACTTCCTTTGAGGACTTAAAAAAGGCTATCGATGATTTTGTAAGCGGAAAAGAAGTCGCAGAAGCATCTTCTGATTTAAGTCTCAAAGATGGTATTGCTCTTTTGAAGAAAGCTTTGGAACAATTCCAAACTGGTGACCAAGCATCAGGAGCAGCTAGCATGAAGGAATTCATCACTATCTGGCCAACGATTGAGGGTTCTGTTAGCACGACCAATCCTTCCCTCTATACACGAGTGGAGAGTGAAAGCCCTGTGATTATGGTCAAGGGAAGTGAGAAGGAATACCAAGAAAAATTAGAAAAACTGATAGCAGATTTATCACAAATTGATACTAGCGCACGTTACAATGCCTTTGATGCTATGCTGATTCTTTTAAGAGAAGGTGTGGAGGCTCTCTTAATCGTTATGGCCTTGGTAACGACCTTGAAAGCAGCCAAGATGCGTAAAGGGCTCAAGTGGGTTTATGGTGGTGCTATCACAGGGATCATGGCAAGTCTGGTTATTGCTTTCATCCTGCAAATTGCCTTTCCAGCAGTCACATCAGGCTCCAATCGTGAAATCATCGAAGGAGCAGTGGGAATTTTTGCAGTCGCTATGATGATTTTGATTGGAATCTGGCTCCACAGCAAATCCTCGGTCAAAAAATGGAATGCCTTTATGGAGTCACAAATGGAAACAGTGACCAAAACAGGTTCCTTTATTTCCATGTTTGCTCTCAGTTTTCTAGCTGTTTTCCGTGAGGGAGCAGAAACCATTCTCTTTTATGTTGGGATTTTACCAAGGATTTCCAACTTTGAATTTGTCTTGGGAATTTCACTTGCCTTGCTGGTTCTGGTAATTATTGCCATCGTGATGAACAAAGCCAGTCAATTCTTCCTGCCTCATAAGGTCTTCTTTATCCTAACTTGGATGATTTATGCTCTAGCCTTTAAGATGCTGGGGGTTAGTGTCCATGCTCTTCAGTTGACAAATATGGCGCCAAATCACTTAGTGACAGGCTTTCCAACAATTGACCTGCTTGGAATTTATCCAAGTTGGGAAGGTTTGGTTAGCCAGCTAGTCTTTGTTATTATTGTCTTGATTGTCACTTTCAGACAGGGTGAAGAATAAATGGATAGAAAAGAATTGACAATCGTTGAACATCTGGTAGAATTTAGAAAGAGATTATTGGCTGTGGTCATTTGTTTCTTTTTGGTATTCTGTGTTTCTCTGCTTTTTGCAGACCAGATTTACCAGTATGTGACCCAAGCTTTTCAGCAAAAGTTGATTGTTTTAGGACCCAATGATATTTTATGGATATACATACGCTTGGCTAGTCTGATGGCCTTTACCATCACCTTGCCTTACACGGTGTATCATATTTGGTCTTTCATCAAACCCGGTTTAAAGAAGGAAGAAGCTAGAGCGATTTTTGCCTATATTCCAGCTAGTTTCCTTTGTTTTCTAGTTGGACTAGCTTTTGGTTTTTACTTTGTAACACCAGCCTTACTTCAGGTTTTATTAGGGCTAGGAGAAGGACTATTTGAGACGCAGTTAACCGCCCAAAATTATCTGTCCTTTGTTTTTCAAACGACCTTGCCCTTGGCATTGATTTTTGAATTGCCAGTTATCATTGCCTTTTTGACGTCGATTAGACTCATTGGACCAGAATGGTTGATTGCTTATCGCCGATATGCCTATTTTATCTTATTGGTACTTGCAGTCATCTTAACACCAGCTGACTTTGTCAGCGATTTGGCAATGACTGCCCCCTTGATTTTACTCTATGAATTAAGTATTGCTATTAGCAAACACATTATGAAACGCAAGCAGAAAGGAGAGAGGAATGGGAATCTTACGTGATATTGGAGCACCAGGATTGATTATCATCGTTTTAGGAGCTCTCTTGATATTTGGACCAAAACGATTGCCTGAACTAGGCGAATCAATCGGTAAAATGTTATCTGAATTTAAAAAAGCAGTTAAAGGAACTGAAAATCAAGATAAGGAAGACTAAAACTGGTTTAATTAAAAAACTTTGTACTCTGAAAACCATCGCGTGGCTAGCTAGAGTGCAAAGTTTTTTTAGTTTTTAGTTAAAACGAAGACT encodes the following:
- a CDS encoding FTR1 family protein, whose translation is MVRNYWKAKSWLLVLALSLLILFPVGAQESLSSYFVKITDASKAVKNGNQSEAQKLVMEMASDFERVENKDFEAGKVVKEKLAQSGEITEDKLTEISAALLAFEKEQNPVDLDAEKEKLVNRLSPRFEALEQAIASKDLEKVREAFKKMNSTWTINESVVRDNSTAHYGRVETAISFLRSSMETEPTDFNSIQTSFEDLKKAIDDFVSGKEVAEASSDLSLKDGIALLKKALEQFQTGDQASGAASMKEFITIWPTIEGSVSTTNPSLYTRVESESPVIMVKGSEKEYQEKLEKLIADLSQIDTSARYNAFDAMLILLREGVEALLIVMALVTTLKAAKMRKGLKWVYGGAITGIMASLVIAFILQIAFPAVTSGSNREIIEGAVGIFAVAMMILIGIWLHSKSSVKKWNAFMESQMETVTKTGSFISMFALSFLAVFREGAETILFYVGILPRISNFEFVLGISLALLVLVIIAIVMNKASQFFLPHKVFFILTWMIYALAFKMLGVSVHALQLTNMAPNHLVTGFPTIDLLGIYPSWEGLVSQLVFVIIVLIVTFRQGEE
- the tatC gene encoding twin-arginine translocase subunit TatC, encoding MDRKELTIVEHLVEFRKRLLAVVICFFLVFCVSLLFADQIYQYVTQAFQQKLIVLGPNDILWIYIRLASLMAFTITLPYTVYHIWSFIKPGLKKEEARAIFAYIPASFLCFLVGLAFGFYFVTPALLQVLLGLGEGLFETQLTAQNYLSFVFQTTLPLALIFELPVIIAFLTSIRLIGPEWLIAYRRYAYFILLVLAVILTPADFVSDLAMTAPLILLYELSIAISKHIMKRKQKGERNGNLT
- the tatA gene encoding twin-arginine translocase TatA/TatE family subunit encodes the protein MGILRDIGAPGLIIIVLGALLIFGPKRLPELGESIGKMLSEFKKAVKGTENQDKED